The region CGTAGGAGAGCATGTAGAACAGGATGCCGGCGGCGCCGGTGCCGTTGCCGGCGGCGAAACCGACCAGGGCATAGCCGGCGTGGGCGATGGACGAGTAGGCCAGCATGCGCTTGATGTTATCCTGGCGCAGGGCGGTGATGTTGCCGACCGTCATGGTCAATACGGCCAATACCCACAGGAGCTGGCTCCATTCGATCTGCAGGGTGGGCAGGGCCACCAGGAAGATCCGCAGGGCGGCGGCAAAGCCGGCGGCCTTGGGACCGGCCGACATGAAGGCGGTCATGGGGGTCGGGGCCCCCTCGTAGACGTCGGGAGTCCACATGTGGAACGGCGCGGCCGCCACCTTGAAGGCAAAACCGGTCAGCATCAGCAGCATGCCGGCCAGCAGCATGATATTGGCCGAAGGCACCGTCATCTGCCCCACGACTGCGGCGATTTTGGTGATGCGGGTGGTGCCGGTGGCACCGTAGGTCAACGCCATGCCGTAGAGCAGAAACCCGGTGGAAAAGCAGCCCAGCAGGAAGTACTTGAGCCCGGCCTCGTTGGATTTCAGGCTGGCGCGGTTGAAGCCGGCCAGGACGTACAGGGCCACCGACATGACCTCCAGCCCCAGGAAGATGGTCATCAGGTCGGTTCCCGCCGCCATGAGCATCATCCCCACCACGGTGAACAGGATCAGGGGGTAGAGCTCGCCGTGGTTGCACCCTTCCCGCTCCATGTACTGGTCGGAGATCAGGATCGCCAGGCCGGCCGAGATCAGGAAGATCATCTTGAAGAAGGTGGCGAAGTTATCCTGGACAACCGACCCGCTGAAACTCTCGACCGGTGCGCCCCAGCCGGCGCCCACCAGTACCCCCGCCGCCAGAACGCCGACGAAACTGATGTACCCCAGGTAGGACTTCTGGCCGCTGGGAACAAAGACGTTGATCAGCAGCAGGGCCATGGCAAGCACGGAGAGGAATATCTCCGGCAGGATTGGGGTCATGTTGACGGCTGGAATAGTAATCATGTCCATCTAGGAAATCCTCCGGTCGGTTGACTCGTGTCGTTACTTGACTTCATTCGGTTCGGCGACAGCCGGTGCGGCCTGTTCAAATGCCGGCGGCGCAGCCATCCCGGGCACCATGGGATGCCCGGCGGGTAATCCCTGCATGGCCGGCATCTGTCGGGCGGACATGCCGAGGGGCTTGGTTTGGGCAACCAGCTTCTGGACGGCCGGGTTCATCTTCTCGATGAACGGGTTGGGGTAGACGCCCATGATGAAGATCAGGGCGATGAGCGGCACCATGATGGCGATCTCCCGGGCGTTCAGGTCGGTGAGCGTCTGGTTCTTGGGATTGTCCAGCTCGCCGAACATGACCCGCTGGAACATCCAGAGCATGTAGACGGCCGAGAGGATCACGCCGCTGGAAGCGATCACCGCCCACCAGCGCAGTTCGCTTTCGAAGGAGCCCAGAAGTATCAGGAATTCGCCGACGAAGCCGTTGGTGCCGGGCAGACCGATGGAGGAGAGGGTCACGATCATGAAGATGGTGGCAAAGATCGGCATCTGCTTGGAGAGGCCGCCGAAATCGGTGATGAGGCGGGTGTGCCGGCGTTCATAGATGAAGCCGACGATAAGGAACAGCGCGCCGGTGGAGACGCCGTGGTTGAGCATCTGCAGCATGCCGCCGGTGATCCCCTGGGTATTGAAGGCAAAGACCCCCAGCATGACGAACCCCAGGTGAGCCACCGAGGAGTAGGCCACCAGCTTCTTCACGTCCTCCTGCACCATGGCCACCAGGGCGGCGTAGATGATGCCGATCACCGCCAGGGTGGCGATCAGCGGCGTGAACCGGTGGGCGGCATCGGGGAACAGCGGCATGGCAAAACGCACGTAGCCGTAGGTACCCATCTTCAGCAGGATGGCGGCCAGGATGACCGAACCGGCCGTGGGGGCCTCGGTGTGGGCATCCGGCAACCAGGTGTGCAGCGGGAACATGGGGACCTTGATGGCGAAGGCCAGGGCGAAGGCCAAAAAGAGCCAGGTCTGGGTCGCCGGGTCAAGCCGCAGGTCGAAGAACTGCAGCAGGCCGAAGTTGCTGAAGCCGGCATCCAGCCCCTTGAAGTAGAGGAAGATCAGGGCAACCAGCATGAGCAGCGAGCCGACCATGGTGTAGATGAAGAACTTGATGGCGGCGTAGATCTTGTTCTTGCCCCCCCAGATGCCGATGATGAAGTACATCGGAATCAGCATGACCTCCCAGAAGATGTAGAAGAGGAACAGGTCCAGGGAGATGAAGGCCCCCAGCATGCCGGTTTCCAGGAGCAGCAGGCAGATCATGTACTCCTTGACCTTTTCTTCCACGGCGGTCCAGGTGGAGAGCACGGCCAGCGGCATGATGAAGGTGGTCAGGATGACGAGCCAGAGGCTGATGCCGTCGATACCCACGCTGTAGCGCATGACGAACGGGCCGGCGGCGATCCAGGGCGCGTTCTCCAGGAACTGGAACTCGGCATTGCTCTGGAAGCCGGTGAGGATCGGCAACGACACCAGGAAGGTCACCACGGTCACCGCCAGGGCGACGCCCCGCAGCACCCCCTTGCTGTCCTTGGGGATGAACAGCAGCAGCAAGACACCCAGTATCGGCAGGAATGTCGTCAGGCTCAGTAGGTGGTTACTCATGAATTCATGCTCCTTTATGCAAATTGCAAGTGTCGTTTACTTGAAGACGTAGTAGCCGAGGATCACCACCACACCGAAAGCCATGGACCAGGCGTAGTTGTAGATGAGGCCGGACTGCAGGAAACGGAACACGCCGCTGAAGGCCATCACCACATTGGCGACGCCGTTGACCACCCCGTCCACCACCACCACGTCGAACCCTTTCCAGAGGAAGCGCCCCAGCGCCTTGCAGGGGTTGACGAACAGGTAGTCGTACAGCTCGTCGATGTACCACTTGTTGTAGACGGCGCGGTGCAATGCCGGGAACGCGGCCACGAACCGTTTGGGCAGCTCCGTGTTCTTGACGTACATGGTGAATGCGACCGTGATGCCGAAGAGCGCGATCAGGACCGACAGCCCCATCAGGCCCCACTCCAGGGCGGCGCTGTGGTGCTGGGCGCCATGGGCCGCATGCTGCGCCAGGTATTCTTCCGAATACTTGAAGACCGGCTCCAGGTAGTGCTCGAAATAGTTGGGGATGCCGCCGAAGAGCTCGCCGATCACCTTGGGCAGGCCGATGTAGCCGCCCACCACCGACAGGGCGGCCAGCACGATCAGGGGGATGACGATCACCATGGGCGACTCGTGCAGGTGATCCTTGGCCTTGGGGGTGATGCGGCACTCGCCGAAGAAGGTCATGAACACCAGGCGGAACATGTAGAAGGCGGTCAGGCCGGCGGCCACGGCGCCC is a window of Geobacter sp. FeAm09 DNA encoding:
- a CDS encoding NADH-quinone oxidoreductase subunit M — translated: MSNHLLSLTTFLPILGVLLLLFIPKDSKGVLRGVALAVTVVTFLVSLPILTGFQSNAEFQFLENAPWIAAGPFVMRYSVGIDGISLWLVILTTFIMPLAVLSTWTAVEEKVKEYMICLLLLETGMLGAFISLDLFLFYIFWEVMLIPMYFIIGIWGGKNKIYAAIKFFIYTMVGSLLMLVALIFLYFKGLDAGFSNFGLLQFFDLRLDPATQTWLFLAFALAFAIKVPMFPLHTWLPDAHTEAPTAGSVILAAILLKMGTYGYVRFAMPLFPDAAHRFTPLIATLAVIGIIYAALVAMVQEDVKKLVAYSSVAHLGFVMLGVFAFNTQGITGGMLQMLNHGVSTGALFLIVGFIYERRHTRLITDFGGLSKQMPIFATIFMIVTLSSIGLPGTNGFVGEFLILLGSFESELRWWAVIASSGVILSAVYMLWMFQRVMFGELDNPKNQTLTDLNAREIAIMVPLIALIFIMGVYPNPFIEKMNPAVQKLVAQTKPLGMSARQMPAMQGLPAGHPMVPGMAAPPAFEQAAPAVAEPNEVK
- a CDS encoding NADH-quinone oxidoreductase subunit N, with product MDMITIPAVNMTPILPEIFLSVLAMALLLINVFVPSGQKSYLGYISFVGVLAAGVLVGAGWGAPVESFSGSVVQDNFATFFKMIFLISAGLAILISDQYMEREGCNHGELYPLILFTVVGMMLMAAGTDLMTIFLGLEVMSVALYVLAGFNRASLKSNEAGLKYFLLGCFSTGFLLYGMALTYGATGTTRITKIAAVVGQMTVPSANIMLLAGMLLMLTGFAFKVAAAPFHMWTPDVYEGAPTPMTAFMSAGPKAAGFAAALRIFLVALPTLQIEWSQLLWVLAVLTMTVGNITALRQDNIKRMLAYSSIAHAGYALVGFAAGNGTGAAGILFYMLSYAFMNIGAFAVIILIGKKGEANGNVMDFAGLGFKHPALAVAMSVFLFSLAGIPPTAGFIGKFYLFSAAVQKGYIWLAVLGVLNSAASVYYYLRVMVYMYMKEPTEDFEWTRVSAPIALSLLISVAGTLVPGIVPSVVLQLAEQAVKLI